In one window of Fictibacillus phosphorivorans DNA:
- a CDS encoding spore germination protein, whose product MKNINRKENTKIHELLSWFRHSTDVVVKNDLFAEKTNSSYTLMFCKGLVDTQLLEESLFPYLNDIVEQDDVAMFSSLKNRFVVHEINIDSINKRKIEHSLFSGHVLLTGTEYNSLYAINLANMPKRTPEESNTEISIRGARDGFIEDLEINFALIRKRLKTSSLNSKSFTIGRRSQTAVSLLFIEDIIDPDLVVRAEQRLSKIDIDALVSSSELEEELSDSVFSIFPLIDNTGRPDFAVQSLLQGRFVIIVDGSPTVLIGPASLAITLKSPEDAHASFYMVSFERVLRFTGLFTTITLPGLWIALTTFHPDQLPYPLLATLTLSRTGLPLSLPLEMMIMVVLFELFKEAGARLPRAVGQTVAVLGGLIVGDAAIRAGLTSPTTLVVVAITMIASYTFVNQSLSGNLLFLRIYTLLMCATFGLFGFFIAMLSIFLLVSSLRSFDYPYIESLATPNAADTFKTFFKAPFTLMKKRSSYLYPKDATRQGDRNEN is encoded by the coding sequence ATGAAGAATATAAACCGTAAAGAAAATACTAAAATTCATGAACTTCTTAGCTGGTTTAGGCATTCTACAGACGTAGTGGTAAAAAACGATTTATTTGCAGAAAAAACGAATTCTTCATATACCTTAATGTTCTGTAAAGGGCTAGTTGATACCCAATTACTAGAAGAAAGCTTGTTTCCGTACTTAAATGACATCGTTGAGCAGGATGATGTTGCTATGTTTAGCTCTTTAAAAAATCGGTTTGTAGTTCATGAAATCAATATTGATTCTATAAACAAAAGAAAGATTGAGCATAGCTTATTTTCAGGACACGTACTGTTAACCGGTACAGAGTACAATTCTCTATATGCCATTAATCTTGCAAATATGCCAAAGCGAACACCGGAAGAATCGAATACGGAGATCTCTATACGTGGTGCACGAGACGGTTTTATTGAAGATTTGGAAATCAATTTCGCGTTAATTCGAAAACGTCTAAAAACATCTTCACTCAACAGCAAATCTTTTACGATTGGTAGAAGAAGCCAAACGGCTGTTTCCTTACTTTTTATCGAAGACATCATCGATCCCGATCTCGTGGTACGGGCCGAACAGCGTCTTTCTAAGATTGATATTGATGCCCTTGTATCAAGCAGTGAACTAGAAGAAGAATTATCAGATTCCGTCTTTTCCATTTTTCCCCTGATTGATAATACAGGGCGTCCTGATTTTGCGGTACAATCATTACTTCAAGGAAGATTTGTCATTATTGTAGACGGTTCACCTACAGTTCTCATTGGTCCCGCTTCTCTTGCGATTACGTTAAAATCTCCAGAAGACGCTCATGCCAGTTTTTACATGGTATCATTTGAACGAGTCCTTCGATTTACAGGACTTTTCACAACCATAACATTACCAGGCCTCTGGATTGCATTGACAACATTTCATCCAGATCAGCTTCCTTATCCCCTTCTTGCAACGTTAACACTCTCTCGAACAGGATTACCGTTATCGTTGCCACTTGAAATGATGATTATGGTCGTTTTGTTTGAATTGTTTAAAGAAGCAGGGGCTAGACTTCCTAGGGCTGTTGGTCAGACAGTAGCGGTATTAGGAGGATTAATCGTTGGGGATGCGGCAATCCGAGCAGGGTTAACCTCTCCTACAACACTTGTTGTTGTAGCTATAACGATGATTGCCAGTTATACGTTTGTTAACCAATCATTGAGTGGAAATCTGCTTTTCTTACGAATATATACCCTTCTCATGTGTGCTACGTTTGGACTGTTTGGATTTTTCATCGCTATGCTTAGTATATTCTTGCTAGTCAGTTCCCTTCGTTCCTTTGATTATCCATATATTGAATCCTTAGCTACACCAAATGCGGCTGATACGTTTAAAACATTTTTCAAAGCTCCTTTCACTCTCATGAAGAAAAGATCTTCGTACCTGTATCCAAAAGACGCTACTCGCCAAGGTGATCGCAATGAGAATTAA
- a CDS encoding 5' nucleotidase, NT5C type, with amino-acid sequence MRFGFDIDDTLINLRQHAFHIYNRKLKQDVPIDVFDTIETLEIHEPFGLSKKEGNQMWIDSMEEIYFTDCPAYPDAIEVLQELDREGHEIFYITARPAEHCEETKKWVEKAGFPVQEGRFFCGMKDEQKIHTIKDLNLDFYFDDKPNVLNTLTEEPVQLYVRHQNYNKHLDMPRLTNWSELKNIIEKHSNKK; translated from the coding sequence ATGAGATTTGGTTTTGACATTGATGATACACTGATTAATCTTCGCCAACATGCCTTTCATATCTACAATAGAAAATTAAAACAAGATGTTCCAATCGATGTTTTTGACACGATTGAAACTCTGGAGATTCACGAACCGTTCGGTCTCTCCAAAAAGGAAGGCAATCAGATGTGGATTGATTCTATGGAAGAGATTTATTTCACAGATTGTCCTGCTTATCCTGATGCCATTGAAGTGTTACAAGAACTCGATAGAGAGGGTCATGAGATTTTCTACATCACAGCAAGACCTGCAGAACATTGTGAAGAAACAAAGAAGTGGGTCGAGAAGGCTGGATTCCCTGTTCAAGAAGGTCGTTTCTTCTGTGGAATGAAAGATGAGCAGAAAATTCATACGATCAAAGATCTGAACCTGGACTTTTACTTTGATGATAAGCCTAATGTCTTAAATACGCTAACGGAAGAGCCTGTTCAGCTATATGTTAGACATCAGAATTACAACAAACATTTGGACATGCCTCGTTTGACGAATTGGTCTGAATTAAAAAATATCATCGAAAAACATAGCAACAAAAAATAG
- a CDS encoding YdhK family protein: MIKNKLFITLVLSFSLVLSACGKDEPTKKNEDSQGHADHGEMNHSSSGEVPKGLKEEANPTYNVGSKAFIQADHMKGMNGAEATIVGAYDTTVYTVSYTPTTGGKKVKDHKWVIHEEIKDAGDKPLTSGTEVILEADHMKGMKGAKATIDSAEQTTVYMVDYTPTTGGERVKNHKWVTESELSKHK, translated from the coding sequence ATGATTAAAAATAAACTGTTTATCACGTTGGTGCTTTCATTCTCACTCGTTCTTTCAGCATGTGGAAAAGATGAGCCAACAAAAAAGAATGAGGACAGTCAAGGTCATGCAGATCACGGGGAAATGAATCATTCAAGTTCTGGTGAAGTTCCTAAAGGACTAAAGGAGGAAGCAAATCCAACATATAATGTTGGAAGTAAGGCATTTATTCAAGCAGATCATATGAAAGGTATGAACGGTGCAGAAGCTACAATCGTTGGGGCATATGATACGACCGTATATACTGTGTCTTACACACCTACAACTGGCGGAAAAAAAGTAAAGGATCATAAGTGGGTCATACATGAAGAGATTAAAGATGCGGGTGATAAACCTCTAACTTCAGGAACAGAAGTTATTCTAGAGGCAGATCACATGAAAGGTATGAAGGGTGCAAAAGCTACCATTGATTCTGCAGAACAAACGACCGTCTATATGGTCGACTACACGCCTACCACAGGTGGGGAACGAGTTAAGAACCATAAATGGGTAACAGAAAGCGAGCTATCTAAGCACAAATAA
- a CDS encoding GTP cyclohydrolase II: protein MLQSKNLKQKVLSILEDKIQLIKKDEGAIYLVGPIRLPVNLYGDTVVFNWYCWLEGCEQTENFEEVIDKLSSANLAEYQQSSVLVYGDFAYNDEALIRMHSICHTGDIFGSKRCDCGYQLKQSMKMIVEHGTGALFYLANHEGRGIGLFSKAMAYLLQESGQDTVEANESLGFVDDSRNYEDAIEVLKALRSKPVTLITNNPKKLEALHQAGLSVTARAPIWGDVSEYNEKYLQTKIKRSGHLDEGVFTNE from the coding sequence ATGTTACAAAGTAAAAACTTAAAGCAAAAAGTTCTTTCCATACTTGAAGATAAAATACAACTTATAAAAAAAGACGAAGGTGCGATTTATTTAGTTGGTCCCATTCGTCTGCCTGTTAATCTTTATGGAGATACCGTTGTTTTCAACTGGTACTGCTGGCTTGAAGGCTGCGAACAGACAGAAAACTTTGAAGAAGTGATCGACAAGCTTTCCTCTGCCAACTTGGCAGAATATCAGCAATCCAGTGTTTTAGTTTATGGTGACTTTGCGTACAATGATGAAGCGCTTATTCGCATGCACTCCATCTGTCACACTGGTGATATTTTTGGTAGCAAACGATGTGACTGCGGATACCAGTTAAAGCAGTCGATGAAGATGATTGTAGAACATGGGACTGGTGCACTCTTTTATTTAGCAAACCATGAAGGCCGTGGTATCGGTCTATTTAGTAAAGCGATGGCTTACCTCCTTCAGGAAAGTGGACAAGATACTGTAGAGGCGAACGAAAGTCTTGGATTTGTAGATGATTCCAGAAATTACGAAGACGCTATTGAAGTATTAAAAGCATTGCGTTCAAAACCTGTTACACTCATTACAAACAATCCGAAAAAATTAGAAGCACTTCATCAAGCTGGTCTTTCTGTTACAGCAAGAGCACCGATTTGGGGTGACGTTTCTGAATACAACGAGAAGTATCTTCAAACCAAGATTAAGCGATCTGGTCATCTAGATGAAGGAGTATTCACGAATGAGTAG
- a CDS encoding Ger(x)C family spore germination protein, producing MRIKPKIMFPLFFLLLTLTGCWGSRGINEQLYIEALGVDYKDGKYIVYTESAVFSSIAKQEGGGAQAADSPVLVGREEGDTLTMAFRKLEKSSQFPLYYGHVQVILFSDRVIKEKLSEVISHIGHDPLIRFTAWIFGTSEDISDVLKAKSLFKQAPTYKVLFHPDTMLIRNHSVNALSMQVLLRNGNEPFGSTIIPNVKLVKGKWREDNDMPVLPTINGGYVLKDMKFKGKLDYEQLRGQEWLTKEEKKNKLEVPLGDTVVQLEVNGYKIHLKEPVRRELKYTIEVKAKATIDENLDIVPRKELEKKIIQKMKKDIEQTYLNGLSIDSDIYNLTRSTYRKSPSLVKKYALQNDSLDSVKVQVQIVHAGSQKYKD from the coding sequence ATGAGAATTAAGCCAAAGATCATGTTCCCGTTGTTTTTCTTGCTTCTTACGTTAACAGGTTGCTGGGGCTCCAGGGGCATTAATGAGCAGCTCTATATTGAAGCCTTAGGTGTGGATTATAAAGATGGTAAGTATATCGTTTATACCGAATCCGCTGTCTTCTCATCAATCGCTAAACAAGAAGGCGGTGGCGCTCAGGCAGCTGACTCTCCTGTTTTAGTCGGCAGAGAAGAAGGAGATACCCTTACAATGGCTTTCAGGAAGTTAGAGAAATCTTCCCAGTTCCCACTATATTACGGACACGTGCAAGTGATTCTGTTTAGCGACAGGGTCATTAAGGAAAAGCTGAGTGAAGTCATTTCTCACATCGGTCACGACCCTTTAATTCGATTTACAGCTTGGATTTTTGGTACGTCTGAAGATATTAGCGACGTATTGAAAGCGAAATCTTTATTTAAACAAGCACCCACATATAAAGTTTTGTTTCATCCAGATACGATGTTGATAAGAAACCACTCTGTTAACGCATTATCCATGCAGGTGCTGTTACGAAATGGCAACGAACCATTTGGCTCAACCATAATCCCAAATGTAAAGCTAGTCAAAGGAAAGTGGCGTGAGGATAATGATATGCCTGTACTACCTACTATAAATGGTGGGTATGTGCTTAAGGATATGAAGTTTAAAGGCAAGTTAGATTATGAACAGCTTCGTGGACAAGAATGGTTAACTAAAGAAGAAAAAAAGAACAAGCTTGAAGTACCATTAGGGGATACTGTTGTGCAACTGGAAGTAAATGGATATAAAATACATCTAAAAGAGCCTGTTCGAAGAGAGCTCAAGTACACAATAGAAGTTAAAGCAAAAGCAACAATTGATGAAAATTTAGATATTGTTCCTCGTAAAGAACTTGAAAAGAAAATCATCCAAAAAATGAAGAAGGATATTGAGCAGACTTATTTAAATGGACTTTCCATAGACAGTGACATTTATAATTTAACCCGTTCTACTTATCGAAAGTCACCGTCTTTAGTTAAAAAGTATGCTTTGCAGAACGACTCTTTGGATTCAGTCAAAGTGCAAGTTCAAATCGTTCATGCAGGAAGTCAGAAGTATAAAGACTAA
- the ribD gene encoding bifunctional diaminohydroxyphosphoribosylaminopyrimidine deaminase/5-amino-6-(5-phosphoribosylamino)uracil reductase RibD, which yields MSSHEFYMQLALNNAKAMKGQTDPNPLVGSVIVNHNEIVGVGTHLKAGEPHAEIHAIRMAGEKARGGTIYVTLEPCSHHGRTGPCAVAIVEAGIKKVVIAALDPNPLVSGKGVQILKDAGIEVETGILQEESERMNEVFNKFIVQKIPFVTLKSGITLDGKIASHTNNSKWITSPEAREDVHKLRNENRAILVGVNTVIHDDPELTTRIPNGRNPLRVIMDSTLKIPLQAKVVTDHLAETWVFTTENHNKQKKLQLEAHGVKVFIAGESRVDPLEVLKTLGNNLISSLLIEGGGTINAAFLEKKLVDKAVFYIAPKLIGGQHSPSFFGGTGIEKMSDAIQLKDLTVTQIGPDYKFTSYPKYE from the coding sequence ATGAGTAGTCACGAATTCTACATGCAGCTCGCCCTAAATAATGCAAAAGCGATGAAAGGTCAAACAGACCCCAACCCTTTGGTGGGGTCTGTAATCGTAAATCACAACGAAATCGTTGGGGTTGGTACACACCTTAAAGCTGGTGAACCTCACGCTGAAATTCATGCCATTCGTATGGCTGGAGAGAAAGCCAGAGGCGGTACGATTTATGTTACACTTGAACCCTGCTCTCACCACGGACGAACGGGACCTTGTGCTGTAGCGATCGTAGAAGCTGGAATTAAGAAAGTGGTCATCGCTGCATTAGATCCGAATCCGCTCGTATCCGGAAAAGGCGTACAAATTTTAAAAGATGCTGGAATTGAAGTGGAAACTGGAATACTTCAAGAGGAATCAGAGCGAATGAATGAAGTGTTTAACAAGTTTATCGTTCAGAAAATCCCTTTTGTAACTTTGAAATCTGGCATCACGCTTGATGGAAAGATTGCGAGTCATACGAACAACAGCAAATGGATCACATCACCAGAAGCACGTGAAGATGTTCATAAATTGCGAAATGAAAATCGAGCTATACTTGTTGGTGTTAATACGGTTATTCATGATGATCCAGAATTAACGACTCGAATCCCAAACGGACGCAACCCACTTCGAGTGATCATGGATTCGACACTTAAGATCCCTCTACAGGCTAAAGTGGTAACAGACCATCTAGCGGAAACCTGGGTATTCACAACCGAAAATCACAACAAGCAAAAAAAGCTACAACTCGAAGCTCACGGTGTAAAAGTTTTCATTGCAGGTGAATCACGCGTTGACCCGCTTGAAGTTTTAAAAACACTAGGAAACAATCTGATCTCTTCCCTTTTGATTGAAGGTGGAGGAACGATTAACGCAGCTTTTCTAGAAAAAAAGCTTGTTGATAAAGCCGTTTTTTACATCGCACCTAAACTAATCGGTGGACAGCATTCACCATCATTTTTTGGTGGGACTGGAATCGAAAAAATGTCTGATGCTATCCAGCTGAAAGATCTTACAGTTACACAAATCGGCCCTGATTATAAGTTTACAAGTTATCCTAAATACGAATAA
- a CDS encoding PadR family transcriptional regulator translates to MEEKTLRKLFLGFIQIHILHHALEHPIYGVWMLEELREHGYNISTGTLYPILHSMEADGLLTKENKNVEGKIRKYYTATEKGQIVLSEARAKAYELFKEIKE, encoded by the coding sequence ATGGAAGAGAAAACTTTACGAAAACTTTTTCTTGGTTTCATACAAATACACATTCTGCATCATGCGCTTGAACACCCAATTTATGGCGTATGGATGCTAGAAGAACTCAGAGAACACGGCTATAACATTAGCACAGGTACACTATATCCGATTCTTCACTCCATGGAAGCAGACGGACTTTTGACAAAGGAAAACAAGAACGTTGAAGGAAAAATTAGAAAGTACTACACCGCAACTGAAAAAGGACAGATCGTCTTATCTGAAGCAAGAGCAAAAGCTTATGAACTTTTTAAAGAAATAAAAGAGTAA
- a CDS encoding SulP family inorganic anion transporter, protein MDYNQIKQEWFGNIRGDVLAGLVVGLALIPEAIAFSIIAGVDPMVGLYASFCIAVVIAFLGGRPGMISAATGAMALVMVTLVAEHGLQYLLAATVLTGVIQILIGVLKLSKYMKFIPRSVMVGFVNALAILIFTAQLPHFVGESWVMYAMVAGALAIIYLFPRVTKAVPSPLVAITVITIIAVMSGSTVQTVGDMGELTQALPLFLIPDIPITFETLQIIFPYSFALALVGLLESLLTAQIVDDMTDTDSDKNREAKGQGLANIVAGFFGGMAGCAMIGQSVINVKSGGRGRLSTFVAGAFLMILIILLNDLLSMIPMAALVGVMIMVSIGTFDWSSITKLHKMPKTDAAVMIVTVVTVVLTHDLSKGVLAGVILSALFFAAKISKVEISSTIDNNTKVYVVKGQLFFASVTDFVSQFDFSERVELVTIDLSQSHVWDDSAVGAIDKVVLKYRQNQTAVQITGLDASSNKLVKKLAIYDKPESKIIAQ, encoded by the coding sequence TTGGATTACAATCAAATAAAACAGGAGTGGTTCGGGAACATCCGAGGAGATGTTCTTGCAGGACTTGTAGTCGGATTGGCTCTTATTCCAGAGGCGATCGCTTTCTCCATCATTGCAGGTGTAGACCCTATGGTTGGTTTATATGCCTCATTTTGTATTGCCGTTGTAATTGCTTTTTTAGGTGGAAGACCTGGAATGATATCAGCCGCAACTGGAGCTATGGCTCTTGTCATGGTGACTCTTGTTGCAGAACATGGACTGCAATACCTGTTAGCAGCAACCGTTCTAACAGGTGTCATTCAAATTTTAATAGGGGTATTAAAACTCAGTAAGTATATGAAGTTCATTCCTCGATCAGTAATGGTCGGATTTGTTAATGCGCTAGCTATTCTCATATTTACTGCACAGCTTCCTCATTTTGTTGGAGAATCTTGGGTGATGTACGCAATGGTCGCAGGAGCATTAGCCATCATTTATCTTTTTCCGAGAGTGACAAAAGCGGTGCCGTCTCCACTTGTCGCCATTACCGTAATCACGATCATTGCAGTGATGTCAGGTTCAACCGTTCAAACGGTTGGTGACATGGGTGAATTAACTCAAGCTCTACCATTGTTCTTAATCCCTGACATCCCTATAACGTTTGAAACATTACAGATTATCTTTCCATACTCATTTGCTCTAGCTCTTGTTGGACTTTTAGAGTCTCTATTAACCGCTCAGATCGTAGATGATATGACAGATACGGATAGCGATAAGAACAGGGAAGCAAAAGGACAAGGACTCGCTAACATTGTTGCGGGATTCTTTGGAGGTATGGCCGGCTGTGCGATGATCGGGCAATCGGTTATCAACGTTAAGTCGGGTGGTAGAGGAAGACTTTCTACATTTGTTGCTGGAGCATTCTTAATGATTCTTATAATCTTGCTCAACGACTTGCTCTCGATGATTCCAATGGCAGCTCTAGTTGGCGTTATGATCATGGTATCCATCGGTACTTTTGATTGGTCTTCTATAACGAAACTTCATAAGATGCCTAAGACCGATGCTGCGGTTATGATCGTAACAGTTGTTACAGTGGTGCTCACTCATGATCTTTCAAAAGGCGTTCTAGCCGGTGTTATCTTAAGTGCCCTGTTCTTTGCGGCTAAGATTTCAAAAGTTGAGATATCTTCTACGATCGATAACAACACCAAAGTATATGTAGTAAAAGGTCAGTTATTCTTTGCATCCGTAACAGATTTCGTTTCTCAGTTTGACTTCTCAGAACGTGTCGAGCTTGTTACGATCGACTTGTCACAATCTCATGTTTGGGATGATTCTGCTGTAGGTGCCATTGATAAAGTCGTTCTAAAATACCGCCAAAACCAAACAGCTGTTCAAATTACTGGTCTAGATGCTTCTAGTAACAAGCTGGTAAAAAAATTAGCTATTTATGACAAGCCAGAATCGAAAATCATCGCACAATAA
- a CDS encoding GerAB/ArcD/ProY family transporter, giving the protein MRIQPGVAPIHIYVLLILSSGLVNHVLIIPVILSASGRDAWVSILLSIIPYILFILLIGSALKKLGNQDIIHFIKERLGTVPVYLLSSVFILYFFLNATITFRDTITWTKTNYLMDSPPLALCILLGLLCFFGTYKGLQELSMVALIALPLVVTFGFFIAIGNIPNKDYSMLLPIAENGWSPMLKGGVYVLSGLTELSTLLFLVHHTNKTLKWKHLFFVSFVLVGLMLGPTMAAIAEFGPYEANNLRYPAFEQWKLLTISKVITRMDFLSIFQWISGAFIRVSLLMFLVTKLINVKNHRIWLVASLYLVAIAYTLAPISNISVFNFLYHYFFPIQMYVMLPIISIVCLYVLVKK; this is encoded by the coding sequence ATGAGAATTCAACCTGGTGTAGCTCCCATTCATATTTATGTTCTTTTAATTCTTTCATCCGGCCTCGTAAATCATGTTCTGATTATACCCGTCATCTTATCAGCTTCAGGAAGAGATGCTTGGGTAAGTATTCTTCTTTCAATTATTCCTTACATCCTATTTATTTTACTTATTGGTTCTGCTTTAAAAAAATTAGGAAATCAAGATATTATACATTTTATAAAAGAACGACTTGGTACAGTCCCTGTTTATCTACTCAGCAGTGTATTTATCCTTTACTTTTTCTTAAATGCAACGATTACTTTCCGGGATACCATTACATGGACAAAAACAAATTATTTAATGGATAGCCCTCCGCTTGCTCTTTGTATTTTGTTAGGATTGCTCTGTTTTTTTGGCACTTATAAAGGACTTCAGGAGTTAAGCATGGTAGCTTTGATCGCCTTACCTTTAGTTGTAACATTCGGTTTCTTTATTGCGATTGGAAACATTCCTAATAAAGACTATTCCATGTTATTGCCGATTGCAGAAAATGGCTGGTCTCCTATGCTTAAAGGTGGAGTTTATGTTTTATCTGGGTTGACAGAGTTAAGCACGCTTTTATTCCTTGTCCATCACACAAATAAAACTCTGAAATGGAAGCACCTCTTTTTTGTGAGTTTTGTTTTAGTGGGACTTATGTTAGGACCAACAATGGCAGCCATTGCAGAGTTTGGCCCTTATGAAGCCAATAATTTGAGATACCCTGCTTTTGAACAATGGAAGCTTCTAACGATTAGCAAAGTGATTACAAGGATGGACTTCCTTTCCATCTTCCAATGGATTTCTGGTGCTTTTATTAGAGTGAGTTTATTGATGTTCTTGGTTACAAAATTGATTAATGTAAAAAACCACAGGATATGGCTAGTTGCTTCCCTATATCTTGTTGCGATTGCTTATACACTTGCTCCTATATCAAACATTTCTGTTTTTAACTTTTTGTATCATTACTTCTTTCCGATACAGATGTATGTGATGCTGCCCATTATTTCGATTGTCTGTCTTTATGTTCTAGTTAAGAAATGA
- a CDS encoding STAS domain-containing protein: MKSTLTVAHYLKENAELLANKIVDDIIGQFGFQVSDTDISQARKVYSEFLSFLSESIDCEEGSVPEELLEWSRENGEKTAAKHHRISDILIRYPDTRMVFADFILNISIDFGLSTEDVVLIIKRVHHMLDVSINETVLAFERKSEEILEKTKRELRELSTPVVPIENGLAVLPLIGTIDADRTEHLMNHVLPKIPELQVERLIMDFSGIIDIDTEVASHIFNVYRVLALLGINVMVTGLRPELAISAVSEGIDFSSLKTFANVKQAIESNKQKN; encoded by the coding sequence ATGAAGTCAACATTAACGGTTGCCCATTATCTAAAAGAAAATGCAGAGCTTCTAGCTAATAAAATCGTTGATGATATTATTGGGCAGTTTGGTTTCCAAGTAAGCGATACTGACATTAGTCAGGCCAGAAAAGTTTATTCCGAATTCCTATCTTTTTTAAGTGAATCTATCGATTGTGAAGAAGGTTCTGTCCCTGAAGAACTGTTGGAGTGGAGTCGAGAAAATGGAGAGAAAACAGCAGCAAAGCATCATCGAATCTCTGATATATTAATCCGTTATCCTGACACTCGAATGGTGTTTGCGGATTTTATTTTAAATATAAGCATTGATTTCGGACTTTCTACGGAAGATGTCGTATTAATCATTAAGCGTGTTCATCATATGCTGGACGTAAGCATTAATGAAACGGTTCTTGCCTTTGAACGAAAGTCAGAGGAGATTTTAGAGAAAACAAAGAGAGAGCTTCGTGAGCTTTCTACACCTGTCGTGCCTATAGAGAATGGACTGGCTGTTTTGCCATTGATTGGCACCATCGACGCTGATCGAACAGAGCATCTTATGAATCATGTACTGCCTAAAATCCCTGAACTTCAAGTTGAACGGTTGATCATGGATTTTTCAGGAATCATCGACATTGATACTGAAGTGGCGTCTCATATTTTTAATGTATACCGTGTTTTGGCATTACTTGGTATTAACGTAATGGTGACTGGTTTGCGTCCTGAGCTAGCGATTAGTGCGGTTTCTGAAGGTATTGATTTTTCATCATTAAAAACATTTGCTAATGTAAAACAAGCGATAGAAAGTAACAAACAAAAAAACTAG
- a CDS encoding chromate transporter, whose amino-acid sequence MTQNKNRLQTLLEILIVSTRLGFTSFGGPIAHLGYFHEEYVRKRKWMDEKGYADLVALCQFLPGPASSQVGIGIGVMRGGVLGGIVSFIGFTLPSVTALIVFALILQGLNVSDLSWIHGLKLVAVAVVAHAILGMAEKLTPDLKRKTIALLALIGTLLWQTAFSQVGVILLAGLLGFLLYRDQTNNDATKYEFPISKKFAVICLSLFFALLFLLPFLRDVTSNSWIAIFDSFYRSGSLVFGGGHVVLPLLEREFVPSGWISEEAFLAGYGAAQAVPGPLFTFAAYIGAVMNGWQGGLLATVAIFLPAFLLILGSLPFWNMLRQNAKIKGALMGVNAAVVGILISAFYQPIWTTTILKPIDFAFAAVLFSMLVYWKLPPWVIVVTGAIGGLLMSLL is encoded by the coding sequence ATGACACAAAATAAAAACAGACTACAAACACTCTTAGAAATACTTATCGTATCAACAAGACTTGGTTTCACTTCTTTTGGTGGTCCAATCGCACACCTAGGCTATTTTCATGAAGAATACGTTAGAAAACGCAAATGGATGGATGAAAAAGGCTACGCAGACCTTGTCGCTCTCTGTCAGTTTCTCCCTGGCCCTGCGAGCAGCCAAGTGGGAATCGGAATCGGTGTTATGCGAGGAGGCGTATTAGGAGGAATCGTATCATTTATCGGCTTTACTCTCCCTTCCGTTACTGCGCTTATCGTTTTCGCACTTATCCTGCAAGGACTAAATGTTTCTGATCTAAGCTGGATTCACGGATTAAAGCTCGTAGCCGTTGCAGTTGTGGCACACGCCATTTTAGGAATGGCCGAAAAGCTAACACCTGACTTAAAAAGAAAAACCATCGCATTGTTAGCACTAATTGGAACGCTATTGTGGCAGACTGCGTTCTCTCAAGTAGGTGTAATCCTATTAGCTGGTTTGTTAGGGTTCTTATTATACAGAGACCAAACAAATAACGATGCCACAAAATATGAGTTTCCTATTTCGAAAAAATTCGCTGTTATCTGTTTAAGTTTATTCTTTGCGTTACTTTTTCTGTTGCCGTTCTTAAGAGATGTGACTTCTAACAGCTGGATCGCTATTTTTGACAGCTTCTACCGTTCTGGATCACTTGTGTTTGGAGGAGGACATGTGGTACTTCCACTACTTGAGCGAGAATTCGTACCTTCTGGATGGATCAGTGAAGAAGCATTCTTAGCTGGTTATGGAGCAGCACAAGCCGTACCTGGACCTCTATTCACATTTGCAGCGTATATTGGAGCAGTGATGAATGGATGGCAAGGTGGATTACTTGCCACCGTCGCAATCTTCTTACCTGCATTTCTGTTAATCTTGGGTTCTCTTCCCTTTTGGAACATGCTTAGACAGAATGCGAAGATCAAAGGTGCTTTAATGGGCGTTAATGCTGCAGTTGTTGGAATTTTAATATCAGCTTTCTATCAGCCTATTTGGACAACTACGATTCTTAAACCGATCGATTTTGCATTTGCAGCAGTACTGTTCAGCATGTTGGTATATTGGAAACTGCCTCCATGGGTAATCGTTGTAACGGGTGCAATTGGTGGTTTGTTGATGTCACTCTTATGA